The Gemmatimonadota bacterium genome has a segment encoding these proteins:
- a CDS encoding zinc-dependent metalloprotease, translating into MRVLTIVAASTLAASSLLAQATEAPFIGVRVDQDRNKVLLEVTPDRIGRDFLHQSVLATGAGVPALGLDRGQTGGSSVVRLERRGKRLVLVRDNWGVRANGADAAGQRGAVESFATSVVASFPIESEANGQVVVDATSLFLSDTYGIAESVRRGQQGNARVDANRSWFDAARTKAFPKNTEIHSVLTFAVDNPGPALRRAAPDAAAPTFEVHHSLVALPDSTGFRPRPADPRSGLFGGAYGDYAQGYDQLYRGGQTSRWRLVPKDPAAYLRGQLTEPVTPIVYYLDPAIPEPYRTMFREGGMWWNKVFEGAGWKNGFLVRDLPAGADPMDARYPMIYWVHRNQPGPSVGPSLQDPRTGEILRTVVRMDSWRSMIDYNIYAGLLPAAGPTGLNVPADQFVAMRRRQHVAHEIGHTLGMSHNYIAHAQGRTSVMDYPFPLISVDARGQLDLSKAYAPFAGAWDSLAIRYGHTWYPDAASEKAGLAKIIKEMLDRDVRFVADQDADASGSIPEVTRWVEGKTMFDAVERTSAVRRLAIDKFDDRAIKPGEPMYLLNMRFAHVYLHHRYSLEGLVKYVGGMDYRYAIRGDGQVPTTILPAASQRRALGMTLDALEPRELAVPERVMAMIPPVPYGGDESFAWIGTAGGSSFDQVSLAGGLATEVIEGLLHRERAARVVQFSARDASLPTLDEVIGTIVDRTWGAAPTADAGSQTLRRTVQRVVLNTLLDRAGDRQALAEVRQAAELHLQKLDERIAGMSGGTPADAALRAAARREIARYFAGDDDPQARSRFRVIPLPWP; encoded by the coding sequence ATGCGCGTCCTGACTATCGTAGCCGCGTCCACGCTCGCGGCGTCCTCCCTGCTCGCCCAAGCCACCGAGGCCCCCTTCATCGGGGTTCGCGTCGACCAGGATCGCAACAAGGTCCTCCTCGAGGTCACACCAGACCGCATCGGTCGCGACTTCCTGCACCAGAGCGTCCTCGCGACAGGCGCGGGGGTGCCCGCGCTCGGCCTCGACCGCGGACAGACCGGCGGCAGCTCCGTCGTCCGGCTCGAGCGTCGTGGCAAGCGACTGGTGTTGGTGCGCGACAACTGGGGCGTCCGCGCCAACGGGGCGGACGCGGCGGGACAGCGCGGGGCGGTGGAGTCGTTCGCCACCTCGGTCGTCGCGTCCTTCCCGATCGAATCGGAAGCAAACGGGCAGGTCGTGGTAGACGCGACGTCGCTCTTCCTGTCGGACACCTACGGGATCGCGGAGTCGGTGCGGCGCGGCCAGCAGGGCAATGCACGCGTGGACGCGAATCGCTCCTGGTTCGACGCGGCGCGCACCAAGGCGTTCCCCAAGAACACCGAGATTCATTCCGTGCTGACGTTTGCCGTCGACAACCCCGGGCCCGCGTTGCGCCGCGCCGCGCCGGACGCCGCGGCACCAACCTTCGAAGTGCATCATTCCCTTGTGGCGCTGCCGGACTCGACCGGGTTCCGCCCGCGCCCGGCCGATCCACGCTCTGGATTGTTTGGTGGTGCGTATGGCGACTACGCGCAGGGATACGACCAGCTCTATCGCGGCGGGCAGACCTCGCGCTGGCGCCTCGTGCCGAAGGACCCCGCGGCCTACCTCCGCGGGCAACTGACGGAGCCGGTGACCCCGATCGTCTACTACCTCGACCCCGCCATTCCCGAGCCCTATCGCACGATGTTCCGCGAGGGCGGGATGTGGTGGAACAAGGTCTTCGAGGGCGCGGGGTGGAAAAACGGCTTCCTGGTCCGTGACCTGCCGGCCGGGGCCGACCCGATGGACGCCCGGTATCCCATGATCTACTGGGTGCACCGCAATCAGCCCGGCCCGTCGGTGGGGCCGAGCCTGCAGGACCCGCGCACGGGGGAAATCCTGCGCACCGTCGTGCGGATGGACTCCTGGCGGTCGATGATCGACTACAACATCTATGCAGGGCTGCTCCCGGCAGCCGGGCCGACGGGACTGAACGTCCCCGCCGACCAGTTCGTGGCCATGCGCCGTCGCCAGCATGTGGCCCACGAGATCGGGCACACCCTCGGCATGTCCCACAACTACATCGCGCACGCCCAGGGTCGGACCAGCGTGATGGACTATCCCTTCCCGCTCATCTCGGTCGACGCCCGCGGCCAGCTGGATCTCTCCAAGGCCTACGCGCCATTTGCCGGCGCCTGGGACTCGCTCGCCATCCGCTACGGCCACACCTGGTACCCGGATGCGGCCAGCGAGAAGGCCGGCCTCGCAAAGATCATCAAGGAGATGCTCGACCGCGACGTGCGGTTCGTCGCGGACCAGGACGCCGACGCCTCCGGCTCGATCCCCGAAGTCACGCGCTGGGTGGAAGGGAAGACGATGTTCGACGCCGTCGAGCGCACGAGCGCCGTACGTCGCCTGGCGATCGACAAGTTCGACGACCGCGCGATCAAGCCGGGTGAGCCGATGTACCTGCTCAACATGCGCTTCGCCCACGTGTACCTGCACCACCGCTACTCCCTGGAGGGCCTGGTGAAGTACGTCGGGGGCATGGACTACCGCTACGCGATCCGCGGTGACGGCCAGGTCCCGACGACCATCCTGCCGGCGGCCTCCCAGCGGCGTGCGTTAGGCATGACCCTCGACGCCCTTGAACCCCGTGAACTGGCGGTGCCGGAACGCGTCATGGCGATGATCCCGCCCGTGCCCTATGGCGGGGATGAGTCGTTCGCCTGGATCGGCACGGCCGGCGGGAGCTCCTTCGACCAGGTGTCGCTCGCCGGTGGGCTCGCCACCGAGGTCATCGAAGGGCTCCTGCATCGAGAACGGGCCGCCCGGGTCGTCCAATTCAGCGCACGCGATGCCTCCCTCCCCACCCTCGACGAGGTGATCGGCACGATCGTCGACCGCACCTGGGGGGCCGCTCCGACCGCCGACGCCGGCTCACAAACGCTGCGGCGCACAGTGCAGCGCGTGGTGCTGAACACCCTGCTCGATCGCGCAGGAGACCGGCAGGCGCTTGCCGAGGTGCGACAGGCGGCTGAGTTGCACCTGCAGAAGCTGGATGAGCGGATCGCTGGCATGAGCGGTGGCACACCCGCCGATGCCGCCCTCCGCGCCGCCGCTCGCCGCGAGATCGCGCGCTACTTCGCCGGCGACGATGATCCGCAGGCACGGTCGCGCTTCCGCGTCATCCCGCTGCCCTGGCCCTGA
- a CDS encoding peptidase M14, with the protein MFRPSLLLGGLLLAAAGAHAQTPWADRLALIDQHRVAAIAERRFTHAQFWRAIDPSLRSGAFVVDDVGRSMQGRELRTLTFGRGEVKVFLWSQMHGDEATATMALADIFAVLSSSSPAPLRDLLARELTVTFLPMLNPDGAEIFQRENAAGIDINRDVRRMASPEARTLKAVRDKVVPDFGFNLHDQGARTRVGNGEQAAIALLPPASDSARSYGPVRSRARLVAAWLARDFGNVIDGRIAKYDDTFNPRAFGDMMQTWGASTVLIESGALPGDPQKQQLRRYNGAAILGVLEAIATKGYATADPLAYERLPFNRGGAYDLLVMGGTIVLPRLGASRSDVAINFDDSVARRGGRIREVGDLEGAVALDTLRLDGLYLHPDPESLLVTGGTSWLSLGAPARFIVREGLDPTSREVRRTP; encoded by the coding sequence ATGTTTCGGCCGTCCCTGCTTCTGGGCGGACTGCTTCTGGCCGCAGCGGGAGCGCACGCCCAAACGCCATGGGCAGACCGCCTCGCCCTGATCGATCAGCATCGTGTTGCCGCGATCGCCGAACGACGGTTTACGCATGCACAGTTCTGGCGGGCGATCGACCCCTCGCTTAGGTCAGGGGCCTTCGTGGTGGACGACGTCGGTCGATCGATGCAGGGCCGCGAACTGCGGACCCTCACCTTCGGGCGCGGCGAGGTGAAAGTGTTCCTCTGGTCGCAAATGCACGGGGACGAGGCCACCGCGACCATGGCGCTCGCGGACATCTTCGCCGTTTTGTCCAGTTCCTCCCCAGCACCTCTGCGGGACCTCCTCGCACGGGAACTGACTGTCACCTTCCTGCCGATGTTGAACCCGGACGGTGCGGAGATATTCCAACGCGAGAATGCGGCGGGGATCGACATCAACCGCGATGTGCGGCGGATGGCTTCCCCGGAGGCGCGGACGCTGAAGGCGGTGCGGGACAAGGTCGTGCCCGACTTCGGCTTCAACCTCCACGACCAGGGGGCCCGCACGCGGGTCGGGAATGGTGAACAGGCAGCGATTGCCCTGCTCCCACCGGCGTCGGACTCCGCGCGGAGCTATGGACCTGTTCGGAGCCGTGCCCGCCTCGTCGCGGCATGGCTGGCACGTGACTTCGGGAACGTCATCGATGGTCGGATCGCGAAATACGACGACACGTTCAACCCACGCGCGTTCGGCGACATGATGCAGACGTGGGGGGCGAGCACGGTCCTGATCGAGAGCGGTGCGCTGCCCGGTGACCCGCAAAAGCAACAACTCCGTCGGTACAACGGCGCGGCCATCCTCGGAGTGCTCGAGGCGATCGCGACGAAAGGGTACGCCACTGCGGACCCGCTGGCGTACGAGCGACTGCCGTTCAATCGCGGCGGGGCATACGACCTCCTCGTCATGGGAGGAACGATCGTTCTTCCACGCCTCGGCGCCTCACGCAGCGACGTCGCGATCAACTTCGATGACTCCGTGGCGCGACGTGGTGGACGGATCCGGGAGGTCGGCGACCTCGAGGGCGCGGTGGCGCTCGACACCTTGCGGCTTGATGGCCTGTACCTGCACCCCGACCCGGAGTCCCTGCTGGTGACTGGCGGGACATCCTGGCTTTCGCTGGGCGCGCCGGCACGCTTCATCGTACGGGAGGGACTTGACCCGACATCTCGTGAGGTGCGTCGCACCCCGTGA
- a CDS encoding response regulator, producing the protein MSLSHEHRRSFSDAAMAAVAAVGVMAVSVLGLWSTAERTFQTQLREELERLAVALATTVDPVAHAAIRDSSAIDSPAYQAAIADLRRAYRAMPGVAYVYTVVRDGSEVRFILDTATPGDADGDGREDRSQVWERYDDPDPALLAALGDSTPGVVASTDGIYSDEWGSFVSVYAPILRADGTQEGAIGVDIRAGEYLAAQGRRQRAALFGLIPSFLLAIAISVAVFRIRRRQFREARDLTEARSVAEAASRAKSDFLAHMSHEIRTPLTAIMGYADLLPGAPPSRQSEYVGTIRTAGEHLLAVVNDILDVSKVESGRLQVEEIAVELPVLLHDTVSLMALNTRSRGIGLDLELLSPIPRQIMTDPTRLRQILVNLISNASKFTDRGRVTVRVRWSEGATPSLDVDVADTGIGMTEEQAARLFQPFTQADSSITRSHGGTGLGLVLSRRLAEQLGGGLNLGRTAPGAGTTFCLTVLAPPVLGTRMIQPSEVELRSDAVSDLFRDISLDARILVAEDNPVNQVLVQHLLEKAGAVVVVAENGVLALAMLVAAEDRGAPFDLLVTDVQMPEMDGYELARTLRDRGSRIPIIALTAHGASDEGGRSEAAGCCAIAAKPINVPVFLALCAEQLRRVGAPAGAEL; encoded by the coding sequence GTGTCCCTGTCTCACGAACATCGACGTTCTTTCTCGGATGCGGCGATGGCCGCGGTTGCGGCGGTGGGTGTGATGGCGGTGTCGGTCCTCGGTCTGTGGAGTACAGCTGAACGCACCTTCCAGACGCAGCTCCGCGAGGAACTGGAACGGTTGGCCGTGGCCCTGGCCACCACGGTCGATCCGGTCGCGCACGCCGCGATCCGGGACTCGAGCGCGATCGACTCGCCGGCTTACCAGGCGGCGATCGCGGACCTTCGCCGGGCGTATCGGGCCATGCCGGGCGTTGCGTACGTCTATACGGTTGTGCGCGACGGCTCCGAGGTGCGTTTCATCCTCGACACGGCCACCCCCGGCGATGCCGACGGCGATGGGCGCGAAGACCGCTCGCAGGTCTGGGAGAGATACGACGATCCCGACCCGGCCCTGCTGGCGGCACTTGGCGATAGCACGCCAGGCGTGGTCGCCAGCACGGATGGGATCTACTCGGACGAGTGGGGCAGTTTCGTCAGTGTGTATGCCCCGATCCTGCGCGCCGACGGGACGCAGGAGGGTGCGATCGGCGTGGATATTCGGGCCGGGGAATACCTCGCGGCCCAGGGTCGGCGCCAACGGGCGGCACTGTTCGGGCTCATCCCGAGTTTCCTGCTTGCGATCGCGATCAGTGTCGCTGTGTTCCGGATCCGTCGGCGCCAGTTTCGCGAGGCCCGAGACCTCACCGAAGCGCGGTCAGTCGCCGAGGCAGCGAGCCGCGCCAAGAGCGACTTTCTTGCGCACATGAGTCACGAAATCCGCACGCCCTTGACCGCGATCATGGGGTACGCGGACCTGTTGCCGGGGGCGCCGCCCTCGAGACAATCGGAATACGTGGGGACGATTCGCACCGCCGGGGAACATCTCCTGGCCGTCGTCAACGACATTCTCGATGTGTCGAAGGTCGAATCCGGCCGACTACAGGTTGAGGAGATTGCGGTCGAATTGCCCGTCTTACTGCATGATACTGTCTCGTTAATGGCGCTAAACACTCGTTCGCGAGGAATCGGTCTTGATCTGGAGTTGTTGTCGCCGATACCGCGCCAGATCATGACGGATCCCACGCGGCTCCGGCAGATTCTCGTCAACCTCATCAGCAACGCCTCGAAATTCACGGATCGCGGTCGCGTGACGGTTCGCGTTCGCTGGAGTGAGGGAGCCACTCCGAGCCTGGACGTCGACGTCGCGGACACCGGGATCGGCATGACGGAGGAGCAGGCGGCGAGGCTGTTTCAGCCATTCACGCAGGCCGACTCGTCGATTACGCGCAGTCATGGCGGAACGGGATTGGGGCTCGTGCTCTCCCGTCGGCTTGCCGAACAGCTCGGCGGGGGGCTCAACCTGGGACGGACGGCACCAGGCGCGGGCACGACCTTTTGTCTGACCGTGTTGGCGCCCCCGGTTCTGGGAACGAGGATGATCCAGCCGTCGGAGGTCGAGCTCCGGAGCGACGCGGTTTCCGACCTCTTTCGAGACATTTCTCTCGACGCGCGGATTCTTGTGGCCGAGGACAATCCCGTAAACCAGGTCCTCGTCCAACACCTCCTCGAGAAGGCTGGAGCCGTGGTTGTAGTGGCGGAGAACGGGGTGCTGGCCCTGGCCATGCTGGTGGCCGCGGAGGATCGCGGCGCGCCGTTCGACCTGCTCGTGACGGACGTCCAGATGCCGGAAATGGACGGCTACGAGTTGGCTCGCACCCTGCGGGACCGAGGCAGTCGGATCCCGATTATCGCCTTGACCGCTCACGGGGCGAGTGATGAGGGGGGGCGGAGCGAGGCGGCCGGGTGCTGTGCCATCGCGGCGAAGCCGATCAACGTGCCGGTCTTTCTTGCCCTCTGTGCGGAACAGCTGCGGCGTGTGGGGGCGCCAGCTGGCGCCGAGCTGTGA
- a CDS encoding S9 family peptidase, with translation MAGQLSWMTRHALLLAFAPALALAQGAPRPLRLDDLFRIKTVREPKVSPDGQWVAYVVSQLDSAKDRAHSDVYMTSWDGTRTVQLTHSPEGEGAPQWSPDNRYLSFVAARGEKAKSQVWVLDRLGGEARQLTRHKEGVGAYAWSPDGKRIAFTAMDPDPALKGPDSASTKPRPVVVDRYAFKRDGQGYLGERRRHIYVFDLTTDSTVQVTSGPYDDGAPEWSPDGTLLAFIAERGKDPDRENNSDLFVVEARANGTVRQLTTWTGPDGGPPVFSPDGRWIAYTQGSEAKYALYSQDRLAVVPVVGGAARLVTPALDRSLGDMVWSADGASITALLEDDRAVHLARVNVTTGRVERLLEGRRVVQEIEEGPGGRVALLAGMANSPNELYAFENGTLRPLTRVNEAWLREVQLARVEDFTATGKDGTVVNALLTRPANAGPGPMPLLLRIHGGPGAQDQHAFQFEREYFAANGYAVLQVNYRGSTGRGEAHQQAIFADWGNKEVKDLHAAVDAAIARGIADPARLGIGGWSYGGILTNYAIAQDARFKAAISGAGGALWSTMYGTDQYIYQYETELGRPWENPKLWEKVSYPFYQVPKIKTPTLYMGGSDDDNVPITGGEQMYQALKSLGVETQLVVYPGQNHGIVLPSFQKDRLQRYLGWYDKHLRPATP, from the coding sequence ATGGCAGGGCAACTTTCGTGGATGACACGCCACGCACTCCTCCTCGCCTTCGCCCCCGCACTTGCCTTGGCGCAGGGCGCCCCCCGTCCCCTGCGCCTCGACGACCTCTTCCGGATCAAGACCGTCCGCGAACCGAAGGTCTCGCCGGACGGTCAGTGGGTGGCCTACGTGGTCTCCCAACTCGACTCGGCCAAGGACCGCGCCCATTCCGACGTGTACATGACGTCGTGGGACGGCACGCGCACCGTGCAGCTCACCCACTCGCCCGAAGGAGAGGGAGCCCCACAGTGGAGTCCGGACAACCGCTACCTGTCGTTTGTTGCCGCGCGAGGTGAGAAGGCGAAGTCCCAGGTCTGGGTGCTGGATCGACTCGGCGGCGAAGCACGACAGCTTACAAGGCACAAGGAAGGCGTCGGCGCGTACGCCTGGTCGCCCGACGGCAAGCGCATCGCGTTCACCGCGATGGACCCCGACCCGGCCCTCAAGGGACCCGATAGTGCGTCCACGAAGCCACGGCCGGTGGTGGTGGATCGCTACGCCTTCAAGCGCGACGGTCAGGGATACCTTGGCGAGCGCCGACGCCACATCTACGTGTTCGACCTCACCACCGACTCCACGGTGCAGGTGACGAGCGGACCGTACGACGACGGCGCACCGGAGTGGTCACCCGATGGGACGCTCCTCGCCTTCATCGCCGAGCGGGGCAAGGACCCGGACCGCGAGAACAACAGCGACCTCTTTGTCGTGGAGGCCCGGGCCAACGGCACCGTGCGCCAGCTCACGACCTGGACCGGGCCGGACGGTGGACCCCCGGTCTTCAGTCCGGACGGAAGGTGGATCGCCTACACGCAGGGCAGCGAGGCGAAGTACGCGCTGTACTCGCAAGACCGACTCGCCGTGGTTCCCGTGGTAGGTGGCGCCGCACGCCTCGTCACCCCGGCGCTCGATCGGTCGTTAGGCGACATGGTCTGGAGTGCCGACGGCGCCTCCATCACCGCCCTGCTCGAGGATGATCGTGCAGTGCACCTCGCGCGGGTGAATGTCACCACCGGACGCGTCGAGCGCTTGCTCGAGGGACGCCGCGTGGTCCAGGAAATCGAAGAGGGCCCGGGTGGTCGCGTCGCGCTACTGGCGGGGATGGCGAACTCCCCGAATGAGCTCTACGCCTTCGAGAACGGGACGCTGCGGCCGCTCACGCGAGTGAACGAAGCGTGGCTCCGCGAGGTCCAGCTCGCGCGCGTGGAGGACTTCACCGCGACCGGCAAGGACGGGACGGTCGTGAATGCCCTCCTCACACGCCCCGCCAACGCCGGCCCGGGCCCGATGCCGCTCCTCCTGCGCATCCACGGCGGACCGGGCGCCCAGGATCAGCACGCGTTCCAGTTCGAGCGCGAGTACTTCGCCGCCAACGGATATGCCGTGTTGCAGGTCAACTATCGGGGTTCCACCGGACGAGGTGAGGCGCATCAGCAGGCGATCTTCGCCGATTGGGGGAACAAGGAGGTCAAGGACCTCCATGCCGCCGTGGACGCGGCCATCGCGAGGGGAATCGCTGATCCGGCGCGGCTCGGTATCGGCGGCTGGAGCTACGGCGGGATCCTCACCAACTACGCCATCGCCCAGGACGCCCGTTTCAAGGCGGCCATCAGCGGCGCAGGTGGGGCCTTATGGTCCACCATGTACGGCACCGACCAGTACATCTACCAGTACGAGACCGAGTTGGGTCGCCCCTGGGAGAACCCGAAGCTCTGGGAAAAGGTCTCGTATCCGTTCTACCAGGTCCCGAAGATCAAGACCCCGACCCTCTACATGGGCGGCAGCGACGACGACAACGTCCCGATCACCGGGGGCGAGCAGATGTACCAGGCGCTCAAGTCGTTAGGTGTGGAGACGCAACTCGTGGTCTACCCGGGTCAGAACCACGGGATCGTCCTGCCGTCGTTCCAGAAGGACCGGCTGCAGCGATACCTCGGTTGGTACGACAAACACCTGCGACCCGCGACGCCGTAA
- a CDS encoding DUF305 domain-containing protein, which produces MPFHLRFRLLAPAVLFAATACATARPAVIGIPALKHTEADVHFMTGMIHHHAQAVLIAGWAPSHGASAELQRLCERIVVGQTDEIDLMQNWLRSKGAPVPAATAGPMKMTMAGGMQHDVMMPGMLNDDEVKTLDAARGPEFDRLFLLGMIKHHEGAITMVEELLGAPGAAQDETVFRFSSDVVADQTTEIRVMKQMLAARGHAVPQ; this is translated from the coding sequence ATGCCATTCCACCTCCGTTTCCGGCTGCTCGCCCCCGCCGTCCTGTTCGCGGCCACGGCCTGCGCCACCGCGCGCCCCGCGGTGATCGGTATCCCGGCCCTCAAGCACACCGAGGCCGACGTGCACTTCATGACCGGGATGATCCACCACCATGCCCAGGCCGTCCTCATCGCCGGGTGGGCTCCGTCCCATGGCGCGAGCGCCGAGCTGCAGCGGCTCTGCGAGCGGATCGTCGTCGGGCAGACGGATGAGATCGACCTGATGCAGAACTGGCTGCGCTCGAAGGGCGCGCCGGTGCCCGCCGCCACAGCCGGACCGATGAAGATGACGATGGCCGGCGGGATGCAACACGACGTCATGATGCCCGGCATGCTCAATGACGACGAGGTGAAGACCCTCGACGCCGCGCGTGGCCCCGAATTCGACCGGCTCTTCCTCCTGGGCATGATCAAGCACCACGAAGGGGCCATCACCATGGTCGAGGAGCTTCTGGGCGCACCAGGTGCCGCCCAGGACGAGACCGTCTTTCGATTTTCCTCTGATGTGGTCGCCGACCAGACGACCGAGATCCGCGTGATGAAGCAGATGCTGGCGGCACGCGGCCACGCCGTTCCACAGTAA
- the apaG gene encoding Co2+/Mg2+ efflux protein ApaG encodes MPRHTPLFYRITGPIRITARPMWLPDESDLPARQYVFGYRIRIENTGAQGTQLLSRRWLIHDDAGRDEVVEGPGVVGQQPHLEPGAVHEYASYCVLTSPSGWMEGSYHFVHDDGSVFDAAIPRFALSADQRAGP; translated from the coding sequence ATGCCTCGTCACACGCCCCTGTTCTACCGCATTACCGGGCCGATCCGGATTACCGCCCGACCGATGTGGCTTCCGGATGAGTCTGATCTACCGGCGCGCCAGTATGTGTTCGGATACCGGATCCGGATCGAGAACACCGGAGCGCAGGGGACGCAGCTCCTCTCTCGTCGCTGGCTGATCCACGACGATGCTGGTCGTGACGAGGTGGTGGAGGGCCCGGGGGTCGTGGGGCAGCAGCCGCACCTGGAGCCAGGTGCCGTGCACGAGTACGCGTCGTACTGTGTGTTGACGTCGCCGAGCGGATGGATGGAGGGGAGCTACCACTTCGTTCATGACGATGGGTCGGTCTTCGACGCGGCGATCCCACGGTTTGCGCTGTCGGCCGATCAGCGCGCGGGGCCCTGA
- a CDS encoding alpha/beta fold hydrolase has translation MARVVIVALLLCVGGFVYLQSRDPESAELDAAARAVGGGSFVQLPDGMTHYDVSGPEAGPRVLLVHGFSVPAYIWDSTVVALTAAGYRVARYDTYGRGFSDRPDVAYDLDLFARQLGGVLDSLGWREPVHLVGLSFGGPITATFTRRSPERVRTLTLVDPAAGPTGLMPWYLRLPWLGERLWQAMVVPTLADGQLSDFVEPAKWPDWPDRYRVQMQYRGFGRSLLRTRLALGGSNTDTLYAAVGATQRPVHLIWGTLDQTVAVTWADSIRRVIPQAQYLPVEGAGHLPHMERSVLVHGAMQTFFRAHTPADTLRAAPLAVVR, from the coding sequence ATGGCCCGCGTCGTCATCGTTGCCCTGCTGCTGTGCGTCGGCGGGTTCGTCTACCTGCAGTCGCGGGATCCTGAATCCGCTGAACTCGACGCGGCGGCCCGCGCCGTCGGAGGCGGGTCGTTTGTGCAGCTTCCGGATGGGATGACGCACTACGACGTCAGCGGCCCCGAGGCGGGCCCTCGCGTCCTGCTCGTCCATGGGTTCTCGGTGCCCGCGTACATCTGGGACTCGACCGTGGTCGCGCTCACCGCGGCCGGGTATCGCGTGGCCCGGTATGACACGTATGGCCGGGGCTTCTCGGACCGACCGGACGTCGCCTACGACCTCGACCTCTTTGCGCGCCAGCTGGGCGGTGTGCTCGACTCGTTAGGGTGGCGTGAGCCTGTCCACCTCGTGGGACTGTCATTCGGCGGCCCCATCACCGCCACCTTCACGCGCCGGTCGCCCGAGCGGGTGCGGACGCTCACGCTCGTCGACCCTGCCGCCGGGCCGACCGGCTTGATGCCCTGGTACCTGCGACTCCCGTGGCTGGGGGAGCGCCTCTGGCAGGCGATGGTCGTGCCGACGCTCGCCGACGGGCAGCTCAGCGACTTCGTCGAGCCGGCGAAGTGGCCGGACTGGCCGGACCGGTACCGGGTGCAGATGCAGTACCGTGGCTTCGGCCGGTCGTTGTTGCGCACGCGACTCGCGTTAGGCGGGAGCAACACCGATACGCTGTACGCGGCGGTTGGCGCAACCCAGCGTCCGGTGCACCTCATTTGGGGGACGCTGGACCAGACGGTCGCCGTCACGTGGGCCGACAGTATCCGGCGCGTGATACCCCAGGCGCAGTACCTCCCGGTCGAGGGGGCTGGGCACCTCCCGCATATGGAACGGTCGGTCCTCGTGCACGGCGCGATGCAGACGTTCTTTCGCGCGCACACGCCGGCGGACACGTTGCGGGCCGCTCCACTCGCAGTCGTAAGGTAG